The Mucilaginibacter gracilis genomic interval ATACCCTTGAAATCGCGGATACGTGGCAACGCCACAGCAATCAAACGATCCAAAAATTCATACATATTGTTATCACGTAAAGTAACACGTACACCAACCGGCATATTTTTACGTAACTTAAAGTTTGATATATCTTTTTTAGATTTTGATGCAACTGCCTGCTGGCCTGTAATGGTTGTCATTTCGTTAATGGCAACATCAATCAGCTTTTTATCAGTAGTAGCAGCACCAACACCCTGGTTGATAGCAATTTTTTCCAGTTTAGGAACCTGCATTACGCTCTTGTACTGAAATTTTTCTTTCATTGCAGTACGGATCTCGTCCTTGTATTTCGATTTTAATCTTGGTACGTAAGTCATTACTTAATTTCCTCCCCTGATATTTTTGCTACTCTAACCAATTTACCGTCAGCATTCTTTATCCTTCCAACGCGAGTAGGTTTTCCCGATTTCGGGTCAACCAACATTACGTTAGATATATGTAAAGCTGCTTCTTGTTTAATAATACCACCATTAGGGCTGGCAGCATTAGGTTTAGTATGTTTTGATACCATATTAGCACCTTCAACCAAAACGCGGCTTTTTGATACCAATACTTCTATAACTTTTCCTTGTGAACCTTTTGAATCTCCGGCAATAACCTTAACAAGGTCACCCTTTTTGATCTTCAATTTCGGTTGCGTATTTTTCTTTCTTTCCATTTTACAATACCTCCGGTGCTAATGATACAATTTTCATGAATTGTTTTTCACGCAACTCTCTTGCAACTGGTCCAAAAATACGGGTACCTCTCGGTTCGTCCTGGTTGTTTAACAAAACGGCTGCGTTATCGTCGAAACGAATATATGAACCATCCTTCCTGCGGATCTCTTTCTTGGTTCTAACTACTACGGCTTTAGATACTGTACCTTTTTTAATATTGCCAGAAGGTATAGCACTCTTTACGGTAACAACAATTTTATCGCCAATTGAGGCGTATCTTTTTCCTGTTCCGCCTAATACACGGATAACTAAAACTTCTTTAGCTCCGCTGTTATCGGCAACATTTAATCTCGATTCCTGTTGTACCATCTTATTTAGCCCTTTCTAAAATTTGTACTAATCTCCAGTTTTTGCTCTTGCTCAACGGACGGGTTTCCATAATCAATACGGTATCGCCAATACCACAGGTATTAGTCTCGTCATGAGCCATAAATTTGGTAGTTTTCTTCACAAACTTACCATAGATGGGGTGCTTCACCTTCCGTTCAACAGCTACAACGATGGATTTTTCCATCTTATTGCTAACTACCAAACCGGTACGTGTTTTTCTTAAATTTCTTTCCATTTCAATTCTAAAAATTAATTCTTTTCAGAAGCAGACGCCGCTTTGCGCTTGGTTAATTCAGTATTTAAACGAGCAATATCCTTTCTTACTTTGGTAATACGGGTAGGGTTTTCAATTGCCGAAACCGCATGCGCAAATTTTAATTTGGTTATGTTGGCTCTTTCTTCCCCGATCCTCGCAGTAAGTTCTTCGGTTGATAGCTCTAAAATTTCTGAGTTCTTCATTTTCTTGTTAATTATATGTTATGATTGCCAAGTTGCGTTAGTCTACTGATAAGAGGCAACTCCCAATTGATAACCTGTTTTTGTTATTCTTCTACGTAATCCCTACGTAACACAAATTTTGTTTGCACCGGTAATTTTGCTGCTGCAAGGCGCAAAGCCTCTTTAGCAGTTTCCAAAGGCACACCTTCGGCTTCGAAGATGATGCGGCCTGGTCTAACCACTGCTACCCAATATTCAGGAGCACCTTTACCTTTACCCATACGTACCTCTGCTGGTTTTTTAGTAACCGGCTTGTCTGGAAATATACGTATCCATACCTGGCCTTCACGTTTCATGAAACGTGTTACAGCGATACGGGCAGCCTCGATTTGACGACTGGTTATCCAGGCGGCTTCGAGTGATTTGATACCGAATGAACCGAATGATAGCTCTGCACCACGACTGGCCAGGCCATTCATTCTGCCTTTTTGCATCTTTCTGAACTTCGTTCTTTTTGGCTGTAGCATTTTTTTTTAGTATTGAGATATGGGATTTTAGATTTGAGATATTAATCTCGCCCTCTATAGTCCCGTATCTTGTTATTTATTGTTAATCGTAGTTTTAAAAGCGGATCAGAAATGTTTTCCAAAATCTGATATCTCACGTCTAATATCTACCTAAATATTATCTCTTTCCGGCCGGGCGGCTTCCACCTGCACCTTGACCGCCTGGGCGATTACCTCCGCCTTGACCACCTGGACGATTACCTCCGCCTTGGCCACCCGGACGGCTGTTACCGCCACCTTGACCACCGCGTCTGTCATTACCTGGGCCGCCTGCACGACGCTCACCACCACCTCTTCTATCATTTCCACCACGGTCGCCGTATGCTGCTGCACCTTCTGGCCTGCCGCCTTTACCGCTGCTGCTGCTTGTACCACCAATGTTTGGAGATAAATCGCGTTTGCCGTAAACTTCGCCTTTGCAAATCCAAACCTTTACACCTATTTTACCATAGGTAGTTAAAGCCTCGGCTAAAGCATAGTCAATGTCTGCACGGAAAGTGTGCAAAGGAATTCTTCCTTCTTTATATTGCTCGCTACGTGCCATTTCAGCACCGCCTAAACGGCCAGATGTCATGATCTTGATTCCTTCAGCACCCATTCTCATGGTTGAAGCAATTGTAGTTTTCATGGCACGACGGAATGATATACGTGCTTCAAGTTGTTTAGCTATACCTTCTGCTACTAATTGTGCATCAAGCTCAGGGCGTTTAATTTCGAAGATGTTAATTTGAACGTCCTTTTTAGTCAGTTTCTTTAACTCTTCTTTAATTTTATCAACCTCTGCGCCACCTTTACCAATTACAATACCCGGGCGGGCAGTGTGTATAGTTACGGTGATGCGTTTTAAAGTACGCTCAATAACCACTTTTGATACACCGCCTTTAGCGATACGTACCGAAATATATTTGCGGATCTTTTCGTCTTCAACTAATTTATCGGAGTAGTTGTTGCCACCGAACCAGTTAGAATCCCAACCTCTGATGATTCCTAAACGGTTACCTATTGGATGTGCTTTTTGTCCCATTTTAAATTAGTTGTTATCGTTTTTACTGTCAACAATTAGGGTAACGTGGTTTGAACGTTTCCTGATACGGTATCCTCTTCCTTGCGGAGCAGGGCGTAATCTTTTTAATTGACGGCCACCACCTACAGAGATTTCTTTTACAAATAAACCGCTGTCTTCAACGCGTTTACCTTCGTTTTTAGCTTCCCAGTTTTTTATGGCTGATAATAATAATTTCTCAACCCTGATAGCAGCTTCTTTGTTGGTATACTTTAATATGTATAAAGCTTTCTCTACTTTTTCGCCGCGGATCAAATCAACCACCAAACGCATTTTGCGTGGTGAAGTTGGGCAGTCTTGTAATTTAGCTATAGAAGCACCTCCAGTAAGTGCCTTCGCAGCTTCCTTTTGTTGTCTAACTAAGACTGATTTTTTAATTTTAGTTGTTGCTTCCATGCCTTATTTTTTCTTTTCTGCGTGACCACGGAATGTACGGGTTGGAGCAAATTCTCCCAACTTGTGTCCAACCATGTTTTCTGTTACATACACCGGTATAAACTTGTTACCATTGTGTACTGCGAACGTATGACCAACGAAATCAGGAGATATCATGGAACGACGCGACCAGGTTTTAACTACCGATTTTTTGCTTGTATCATTCAAGGTCAGAACTTTTCTTTCCAGGTTATGATCAATATAAGGTCCTTTTTTAATTGAACGTGCCATTATTTCTTCCTTCTTTCAATGATATAACGATCAGATGATTTCTTTTTGTCGCGGGTTTTAAAGCCTTTAGCTAATAAACCTTTGCGTGAGCGTGGGTGACCACCTGAGGCTCTACCCTCACCACCACCCATAGGGTGATCTACCGGGTTCATGGCTACACCACGAACTCTTGGACGACGACCTAACCAGCGTTTACGGCCAGCTTTACCTAACACTTCGTTTGCTTTGTCTCCGTTAGAAACTGTACCGATAGTTGCCATACAAGTAAGCAATATCATACGGGTTTCGCCCGAAGGCAATTTGATAATGGCATATTTACCATCACGAGCCGATAGCTGTGCGTAAGTACCTGCCGAACGGGCAATAGTACCACCTTGGCCTGGGTTCAACTCAATGTTGTGGATGATAGAACCTAAGGGGATGTTTTTTAGCGGAAGGCTGTTACCAACTTCTGGAGCTGATTTTTCGCCCGATACTACAACTTGCCCTACAGTTAGTCCTTCCGGAGCTATCATGTAACGTTTTTCGCCATCAACATAATGCAATAATGCAATACGTGCCGAACGGTTTGGATCGTACTCGATAGTTGCAACCTTTGCAGGGATATCAAACTTATCGCGTTTAAAATCGATCAACCTATATGATTGTTTGTGGCCACCACCAAGGTAGCGCATGGTCATTTTACCATCGTGGTTACGACCGCCTGATCTTTTGTGAGACATCACCAACGTTTTTTCAGGAACGTTTGTTGTGATATCCGAGTTATCGGCACCTACCCTGAAACGGGTACCGGGAGTAACCGGTTTAAATCTTTTAACTGCCATCTCTTTATATTGTGCTATAAAAATCTATCGTTTCACCATCTTTTAAAGTGATGATCGCTTTTTTATACTTTGCAGCACGGCCACTAACGGCACCTGCTTTAGTATTACGACTTTTCAACTTTCCAACATAGCGCATGGTGTTTACTGCAACTATATTAATACCATACATGGTCTCAATTGCTCCTTTTATCTGGATCTTGTTAGCTCTGGGGTCTACTATAAAAGCATAACGGTTAAGCTTCTCAGTTAATTGAGATATCTTTTCTGTAAGTAAGGGTTTCTTTAATACTTCCATGATTACTTAGCTAATGCTTCCTCCAAAGTTTTAACAGAATCCGTTGTTAGTACCAATTTACCAGCGTTTAACACATCATAAGTGCTTAACTGATCGGCGGTGATAACTTTAGATTTTTTTAGATTTCTGCTTGATAAATAAATATTGTTATTTGCTGAAGGCAGTACTAACAAAGTTTTTTCGTTAGTTAAATTCAAGTCTGCAACAAACTGTATGTAGCTTTTGGTTTTAACTGCCTCGAAGTTGAAATCTTCAACTATAACGATGCTGTTATCAATAGCTTTATAGCTCAGTGCCGATTTGCGGGCAAGTTGTTTCAACTTCTTGTTCAGCTTAAAGCTATAGTCGCGTGGTTGCGGACCAAATACACGGCCACCACCATTAAACAAAGGAGATTTAATACTACCTGCACGGGCACCGCCTGTACCTTTTTGTTTGTAAAGTTTGCGAGTTGAACCTGCAATTTCGTTACGTTGTTTTGATTTGTGAGTTCCCTGGCGCTGGTTAGCTAAATACTGCTTAACATCCAAATAAATTGCGTGATCGTTGGGCTCAATACCAAATACCGACTCAGGTAGATGCAAACTTGCACCTGTTTCTTTACCTGATACATTTAATACTTTAACTTCCATCTTATTTATCCACAATTACAAATGAACCCTTAGCTCCTGGGATGGAACCCTTAACAACTATTAAATTTTGCTCTGGATACACCTTAACTACCTGCAGGTTTTGAACCTTAACGCGGGCGTTACCAGTATGACCTGCCATGCGCATTCCTTTGAATACACGTGAAGGCCATGAAGAAGCACCTAATGAACCCGGGGCTCTTAAACGATTGTGCTGACCGTGAGTTTGC includes:
- the rplE gene encoding 50S ribosomal protein L5, which codes for MTYVPRLKSKYKDEIRTAMKEKFQYKSVMQVPKLEKIAINQGVGAATTDKKLIDVAINEMTTITGQQAVASKSKKDISNFKLRKNMPVGVRVTLRDNNMYEFLDRLIAVALPRIRDFKGINDKGFDGRGNYTLGITEQIIFPEINIDKINKIMGMDITFVTSAQNDVEALELLKQFGLPFKNQTPTNNG
- the rplX gene encoding 50S ribosomal protein L24, yielding MERKKNTQPKLKIKKGDLVKVIAGDSKGSQGKVIEVLVSKSRVLVEGANMVSKHTKPNAASPNGGIIKQEAALHISNVMLVDPKSGKPTRVGRIKNADGKLVRVAKISGEEIK
- the rplD gene encoding 50S ribosomal protein L4, with protein sequence MEVKVLNVSGKETGASLHLPESVFGIEPNDHAIYLDVKQYLANQRQGTHKSKQRNEIAGSTRKLYKQKGTGGARAGSIKSPLFNGGGRVFGPQPRDYSFKLNKKLKQLARKSALSYKAIDNSIVIVEDFNFEAVKTKSYIQFVADLNLTNEKTLLVLPSANNNIYLSSRNLKKSKVITADQLSTYDVLNAGKLVLTTDSVKTLEEALAK
- the rpsS gene encoding 30S ribosomal protein S19, which gives rise to MARSIKKGPYIDHNLERKVLTLNDTSKKSVVKTWSRRSMISPDFVGHTFAVHNGNKFIPVYVTENMVGHKLGEFAPTRTFRGHAEKKK
- the rpmC gene encoding 50S ribosomal protein L29 produces the protein MKNSEILELSTEELTARIGEERANITKLKFAHAVSAIENPTRITKVRKDIARLNTELTKRKAASASEKN
- the rplB gene encoding 50S ribosomal protein L2 — translated: MAVKRFKPVTPGTRFRVGADNSDITTNVPEKTLVMSHKRSGGRNHDGKMTMRYLGGGHKQSYRLIDFKRDKFDIPAKVATIEYDPNRSARIALLHYVDGEKRYMIAPEGLTVGQVVVSGEKSAPEVGNSLPLKNIPLGSIIHNIELNPGQGGTIARSAGTYAQLSARDGKYAIIKLPSGETRMILLTCMATIGTVSNGDKANEVLGKAGRKRWLGRRPRVRGVAMNPVDHPMGGGEGRASGGHPRSRKGLLAKGFKTRDKKKSSDRYIIERRKK
- the rplV gene encoding 50S ribosomal protein L22, with translation MEATTKIKKSVLVRQQKEAAKALTGGASIAKLQDCPTSPRKMRLVVDLIRGEKVEKALYILKYTNKEAAIRVEKLLLSAIKNWEAKNEGKRVEDSGLFVKEISVGGGRQLKRLRPAPQGRGYRIRKRSNHVTLIVDSKNDNN
- the rplW gene encoding 50S ribosomal protein L23, coding for MEVLKKPLLTEKISQLTEKLNRYAFIVDPRANKIQIKGAIETMYGINIVAVNTMRYVGKLKSRNTKAGAVSGRAAKYKKAIITLKDGETIDFYSTI
- the rplN gene encoding 50S ribosomal protein L14, with product MVQQESRLNVADNSGAKEVLVIRVLGGTGKRYASIGDKIVVTVKSAIPSGNIKKGTVSKAVVVRTKKEIRRKDGSYIRFDDNAAVLLNNQDEPRGTRIFGPVARELREKQFMKIVSLAPEVL
- the rplP gene encoding 50S ribosomal protein L16, with protein sequence MLQPKRTKFRKMQKGRMNGLASRGAELSFGSFGIKSLEAAWITSRQIEAARIAVTRFMKREGQVWIRIFPDKPVTKKPAEVRMGKGKGAPEYWVAVVRPGRIIFEAEGVPLETAKEALRLAAAKLPVQTKFVLRRDYVEE
- the rpsQ gene encoding 30S ribosomal protein S17 gives rise to the protein MERNLRKTRTGLVVSNKMEKSIVVAVERKVKHPIYGKFVKKTTKFMAHDETNTCGIGDTVLIMETRPLSKSKNWRLVQILERAK
- the rpsC gene encoding 30S ribosomal protein S3; this encodes MGQKAHPIGNRLGIIRGWDSNWFGGNNYSDKLVEDEKIRKYISVRIAKGGVSKVVIERTLKRITVTIHTARPGIVIGKGGAEVDKIKEELKKLTKKDVQINIFEIKRPELDAQLVAEGIAKQLEARISFRRAMKTTIASTMRMGAEGIKIMTSGRLGGAEMARSEQYKEGRIPLHTFRADIDYALAEALTTYGKIGVKVWICKGEVYGKRDLSPNIGGTSSSSGKGGRPEGAAAYGDRGGNDRRGGGERRAGGPGNDRRGGQGGGNSRPGGQGGGNRPGGQGGGNRPGGQGAGGSRPAGKR